The DNA window TCGGCGAGGGGCCGCGGGTGACGGCGGTCGCGCAGGCGATCCAGAGCAAGGCCGGCGACGCGCTCCAGGTGTCCACGCTGCCCACCACCGACGCCGCGGTCGCGCAGCTGCACAGCCGGAACCTGGTCGGCGCGTTCGTCCCGGACCCGGCCAAGCCGCAGCTGTTCATCGCCGAGGGCGACAGCGACTCCTCGGCCACCGTCGCCACCAAGGTCTTCACCACGGTCGCCGCCGTCGAGGACAAGCCGCTGACCCTCACCGACGTGGCCCCGACCACCCCCGACGACCCGGCCAACTCAGGGCCCTTCTTCCTGATGATCGCCGTGAGCATCGGCTCCTACAGCGCGGTCGCCGCGATCGGCGCCGGCGCGGCCGGCTGGTCGTTGACGCGCAAGGCGGTCCTGGCCCTGGGCACCGCGACGGTGGTCAGCGTGATCGGCGCGGCGCTGGCCGGCCCGGTGTTCCACCTCGCGCACCACAGCCTGGCCGGGGTGTGGGGACTGGCGTGGCTCTACTCGGCCTCGATCCTGCTGATCGGCGTGGGGCTGCACCCGTTCCTGAAGCGGTGGACCACGCTGGTGATGATGGTGCTGTTCGTGATGCTGAACTTCACCAGCTCCGGCGGATTGTTCCAGCCCGCGCTGCAGAACGGGTTCTTCGGCGGCCTGCACGCCTTCTGGAACGGCGCGGGCCTCGTCGAGGGCGTCCGGAGCCTGCTCTACTTCGGCGGGACCGGTGTCGCGCGGCACGCCTGGACGCTGGTCGGCTGGGTCGGCGTCGGGGTGCTGACCGTCGGCGCGGCGGCGCTGGCCGAGCGCCGGAACCGGGTGTCCGAGGACGAGACCGAGGCCGAGGCTGAAGAGGAGCTGGAAGAGCTCGTCGCCGTCTGAACCACAGCCTCTCCTTCCATTAACGCTGACCGGCTATTCCAGCCGGTCAGCTTTCCTCGTTTTATCGATGAACGATCCGTGAGATCTTGACCGGATGGACGCGCCCGAGATCTCGATCATCCCCAAGCCGCTGCACATACAGGCCGGATCCGGCCGGCTCATGTTCGACTCCGCTGTCGTCGTGAACGCCTCCGTCGGCCACGCCGAACTCGGCCCCGAGGGCTACCAGCTGACCGTGGACGACAACGGCATCACGTTCCTGGCCGGCACCAAGACCGGGATCTTCTACGCCGAGAAGACCCTGATGCAGCTCCTGCCCCCGGCCTCGCTGCGCACCGACGCCGGCGACAAGGCCTGGCCCCTCCCCCACGTGCAGATCACCGACGTCCCGCGCTTCCGCTGGCGCGGCGCGATGCTGGACGTGGCCCGGCACTTCCTGCCCAAGCGCGACGTGCTGCGCTTCCTGGACCTGATGGCGCTGCACAAGCTGAACGTGCTGCACTTCCACCTGACCGAGGACCAGGGCTGGCGCATTGAGATCAAGCAGTACCCGAAGCTCACCGAGGTCGGCGGCTGGCGCCGGGAGACGGTCGGCGACGGCAGGCCGCACGGCGGCTTCTACACCCAGGACGACATCCGCGAGATCGTCGCCTACGCCACCGAGCGGCACATCACGGTGGTGCCGGAGATCGACCTCCCCGGGCACTCCACGGCCGCCATCGCCGCCTACCCCGAGCTGGGCAACCAGGACGTGCCGAGCGCCCAGGAGCCGCGCGAGGTGTGGACGGAGTTCGGCATCGCCAAGACGGTGCTGAACGTCGAGGACGCGACCATCGAGTTCTACAAGACCGTCCTGGACGAGGTCTGCGAGCTGTTCCCGGGCGAGTTCGTCTGCCTCGGCGGCGACGAGTGCCCGAAGGACGAGTGGAAGGCCAGCGCGCGGGCCCAGGCCCGCAAGGCCGAGCTGGGGCTGGCGACCGAGGAGGACCTGCAGGCCTGGTTCATGAACCAGCTCGGCGCGCACGTCTCGGCCAAGGGCCGCAAGCTGCTGGGCTGGGACGAGATCCTGGAGGGCGAGCTGTTCCCGGGCACCGTCGTGTCCGCGTGGCGCAGCACCGAGTACGCGGTCGAGGCGGCCCGGCGCGGCCACGACACCCTGACCAGCCCGACCCGGTGGGTCTACTTCGACTACCGGCAGTCCGACGCGGACGGCGAGCCCGGCGCGCCCTGGGCCGCGCCGACGTCGCTGGAGCAGGCGTACAGCTTCGAGCCGGTCCCCGAGGACCTGCCCGAGGAGCTGGCGGGCCACGTCATCGGCTCCGAAGCCACGCTGTGGAGCGAGTACATCCCGGACGCCCGGATCCACGACTACCAGTCCTGGCCGCGCCTGGCGGCCTTCTGCGAGACGGTGTGGTCCGCGCCGGGCCGGGACTACGCCGAGTTCCTGCCGCGTCTGACGAAGCACCTGGAGCGCCTGGACGCGCTGGGGGTGGAGTACCGGCCGCTGGACGGGCCGCATCCGTGGCAGAAGCAGCCGGCGCCGCGCTGGCGGGAGGACCCGCACGAGGCGGGCGAATAGTTCGCACGGAAAGCGTAGAAACCCGGGATCTCCTCGGAGCCGACCACTCAGTGCGGCTCCGGGGAGATCTTTTGGTCACCGGGACCGGCCGCGATGAGCGACACTAGAAGGATGCCCGTCGCCCGACCCAAGCGCCGCGCCCGGAGGTATGCGTGACCTGCCTGATCGTCCAGTCCGACAAAACTCTCCTGCTCGAGATCGACCACCCTCAGGCCGAGGAGTGCCGCCGCGACATCGCCCCGTTCGCCGAACTGGAGCGGTCCCCGGAGCACATCCACACCTACCGCATCACCCCGCTGGCGCTGTGGAACGCGCGCGCCGCCGGCCACGACGCCGAGCAGGTCATCGACGCGCTGCTGCGGCACACCCGGTACCCGGTGCCGCACTCGCTGCTGGTCGACATCGCCGACACCATGGACCGCTACGGCCGTCTCCGGCTGCTCCAGCACCCGACGCACGGCCTGGTCCTGGAGACCACCGACGTCCCGGTCCTGGAGGAAGTGGTCCGGCACAAGAAGGTGCAGCCGCTGATCGGCGAGCGCCTGGACGAGCACACCATCAAGGTCCACCCCTCCGAACGCGGCACCCTCAAGCAGGTCCTGCTGAAGGTCGGCTGGCCCGCCGAGGACCTCGCGGGCTACGTGGACGGCGAACACCACGACATCGCCCTGCGCGAGGACGGCTGGACCCTGCGCCCGTACCAGAAGGAGGCCGCCGAAGGCTTCCGCCACGGCGGCTCCGGCGTGATCGTCCTCCCCTGCGGCGCGGGCAAGACGATCGTCGGCGCGGCCGCGATGGCCGGCGTCGAGGCGACGACGCTGATCCTGGTGACCAACACGGTCAGCGTCCACCAGTGGCGCAAGGAACTCCTGAAGCGCACCACGCTCACCGAGGACGAGATCGGCGAATACTCCGGCGCCCGCAAGGAGATCCGCCCGGTCACCATCGCCACCTACCAGGTCCTCACCCGCAAGACCAAGGGCGTCTACGCCAACCTGGAACTGTTCGACGCCCGCGACTGGGGCCTGATCGTCTACGACGAGGTCCACCTCCTGCCGGCCCCGGTCTTCCGCTTCACCGCCGACATCCAGTCCCGCCGCCGCCTCGGCCTGACCGCCACCCTGGTCCGCGAGGACGGCCTGGAAGGCGAGGTCTTCTCCCTGATCGGCCCCAAGCGCTTCGACGCCCCCTGGAAGGACATCGAAGCCCAGGGCTACATCGCCCCGGCGGACTGCGTGGAGGTCCGCGTCACCCTGACCGACCACGAACGCCTCCGCTACGCGAGCTCCGAGCAGGAGGAGAAGTACCGCATCGCCTCCACCACCGCGACCAAGTCGAAGCTCGTCGAAGCCCTGGTGAAGAAGCACGCAGGCGAGCCGACCCTGGTCATCGGCCAGTACCTGGAGCAACTGGACGACCTCGGCGAACGCCTGAACGCTCCGGTCCTGAAGGGCACCACCCCGGTGAAGGAGCGCGAGCGCCTGTACGAAGGCTTCCGCACCGGCGAGATCCCCACCCTGGTGGTGTCGAAGGTCGCGAACTTCTCGGTCGACCTGCCCGAGGCGAGCGTCGCGATCCAGGTGTCCGGCACCTTCGGCTCCCGCCAGGAGGAGGCACAGCGGCTCGGGCGCGTCCTGCGCCCGAAGGCCGACGGACGCGGCGCGCGGTTCTACGCGGTGGTGTCGCGCGACACCGTGGACCAGGAGTACGCGGCGCACCGGCAGCGGTTCCTGGCTGAGCAGGGGTACGCGTACCGGATCGCCGACGCGGACGATGTGTTCGCCGGCAAGGAGATTTAGGGGTCCGGCCTGACGCCGAACCCGATGACCGCATGATGACGGCACAGAGATCCCGCCTGCCGCACGGCGGGCGGGATCAGAAGTCGGTGCCGGTCAGCTGCACCGGCAGCGCCGCACTGTGCACCACATGCAACCGCGACACCGCGCGGGTCAGCACCACATACAGCCGCCGCAGCCCGCGGGGCTCGGCGGCGACGATCTCGGCCGGTTCGAGCACCAGTACCTGGTCGTACTCCAGACCCTTGGCCAGCGTCGCCGGCACCACGATCAAGCGCGGCCCGACCGTCTCCGCCAGCAGCGACTCGACCAGTTCCGCCTCGGTCTCGGTCGCGCCCTCGATGGCCGGGGCGGCGGGCTCCGAGCCCAGAACTGTGTGCTCGACACCCTCGGCGCTCAGCGCGGCGGCCACTTCGGCGACGCGGGCGTCGGCGGCGATCAGGCCGATCGAGCCCTCCTGGAGCGTCAGCGCGAGCTGCGCCGCCGTGACCATGGTGCCGACGAGGTCCGCTTCGCTCGGGACCGCGTCGATCTCCAGCGCGCCGCCCTGCTGTCGGACCGAGGTCGGCGGCAGCAGGCCCGGGGCCGCGTCGGGGAGGAGCTTGGCCGCGAAGTCGATGATCTGGCGGGGCACGCGGAAGCCGAGCGTCAGCTCCTCGATCACCGCCTCCGGCTTGCCGAGGTGCTTCAGCGTTTCCGCCCACGACGGCGTCGCCCACGGCGTGGTGCCCTGCGCGATGTCCCCGAGCACCGTGACGCTCCCGGTCGAGCAGCGCCGCCCGACCGCCCGGTACTGCATCGCCGACAGGTCCTGCGCCTCGTCGAGCACCACGTGCGCCAGCGACGGCAGCCGGTCGAGCTGGTCGTGCGCCTCGTCGATGAGGACCGCGTCGGCGCTGGACCACTTGGCGGTGCCCGCCGACCGCGGCGCCTTCGGACGCGTCGCTGTCCACAGAATCGCCGCCTGCTCCTCGGCTGTGAGGATGCCTTCGGCCGCGGCCGCGAGGACTTCGGCGTCGGCGTACAGCTCGAAGACGACCTTCAGCGGATCGATCGCCGGCCACAGCAGATCCACGGCCTTGCGCACCTCGCTGGTCCGCGCGACAGCGTTCTGCGTCCGGTCGTCGGTGGTCTCCCCGGCGACCTCCATCCGGTACAGAACCGCGTGCGCGATGCGGGGCGCGAGCATGGCGCGCCCGGCGCCGTAGCGGACGTCGCGCTCCTTGGTGGCCTCGATCAGCTCGTCGATCTCGGAGGCCGGGACGCGCCACCGCCGGGAGCCGCGGACGATCATGATCCCGTCCGGCAACGCTTCCTGAGCCGTGCGCAGCCGCGACCAGATGACGTTGTGCAGCACCTGCGCCATCCGCGCGTCGCCCTTGACGACGCCGGCTTCCGCGGGGTCCTGAGCCGTGATCTTCACCCGGGCCACCAGGTCGTCGACCGTGGTCTGGCCGACCTCGATCTCACCGAGCGCGGGCAGCACCTGCTCGATGTACTTCAGGAACTCCTTGTTGGGCCCGACGACCAGCGAGCCGCCCCGGCGCAGCCGGTCGCGGTGCGCGTAGAGCAGGAAGGCGACGCGGTGCAGCCCGACCGCGGTCTTCCCGGTGCCGGGCGCCCCCTGGACGCAGACGCTGACGTTGACGTCGGCCCGGACGATCTCGTCCTGCTCCGGCTGGATCGTCGACACGATGTCGCGCATCGGCCCCGAGCGCGGACGCTCGATCTCGTCGGTCAGGATGCGGCTGGCGCCGGGCTGCCCGGCGGGCGCGACCGCACCGGAAGCGGCGCCCCCGGCAGCCCCCGCGGCGTCGGACAGCGGCTCGTCCTCGTAACCGGTGATGGCCCCGTACGCGAACCCGAAGCGCCGTCGCCGGTCCAGGCCCATCGGCACCTTCGGCGTCGCCCGGTAGAAGGCGGTCGAGACCGGCGCACGCCAGTCGATGACCATCGGCTCGCCGGTGGCGTCGTGCACGTGCCGCCGCCCGATGTAGTAGCGCTCGGTACGGAACTCGCCGGCGTCGGCGCTGTCGCCGTAGTCGAGCCGGCCGAAGAACAACGGGACGTTCGGATCGTCCATCAGCGCCTTGGCCCGGGCCCTCAGGGCGGCGAGGAGGTTCTCGGTCGAGACGGCGTTGCCGCCCTGGGCCTTCAGAGTCAGTGCGTCCTCGCGCATCGCCTTCAGCGCGGCGCGGGACGCTTCGAGATGGGACTGCTCGCCGACCACGATCGGATCAGCGGCATCGCTGGATTCGGGCATGCCGGACTCCTGAAGAAGTAGAGGAAGGAACGCGCGCACGCCGGATCGGCGCCGATGCGCGTTGGAGGTTCTTCAGGCAGAGGTCCGCGCGGTTCGGTAAGAGTCGGAACCGCCGTACGTGCCGGGCAAGGCGCAGTAGCCTAGCACAAGGGCGGCGTGGAGGCGGCATCGTGAATTCTCAGTGTCCCGGGCCGCCCGACGGCACCCGGGGCACTGTGGTTGACCTGCGCCTCACTTGTCCCAGCGGTACGCGCGCTCGACCTTTGCGACATGCACCGCATAGTGCTGATACCACTTGGCCCGGCCGTTGTCGCGGGTCTCGGCGTGCTCGGGATGGCGGTACCACTGCCGGATCGACTCCTCGTCGGAGAAGTACGCGACGGTGATCCCGAAACCGTTCGCATCGCGCGTGGAGTCGGCGCCGAGGAAGCCCGGCTGGCGGGTCACCAGTTCGGCCATGCGCTCGGCGGCTTCGGCGTAGCCATCGTCGCCCTCCAGGCGCTGCGAGGCGAATACGACCATGTAGTACGGCGGCTCGGGTGTTTCCGCAGGGCGGGTGGACATCGGGACCCCCTCGGGCGACGCTCGGCGATGGAGCCCCAGTGTGGCAGAGATGATCAACTCAGGGCGGATCGCGCTACCCCAGCTGCTGGCGCCAGACCGCGACCTTCTCCGCGTCCACCGGCGAATCCCAGGTCCCTGACACCCGTACCGCGGTCCCGACGTGGAACGCGTTCAGCCCGGCGGCACGCAGCCCCGGCAGCGCCTCCCGCGTCAGGCCGCCGCCGACCAGCACCCGCGGCCCGCCGAGCTCGCGCTCGCGCTCGGCCTCGGCGCGCAGCACCTCGGTGCCGTCGCCGGAGGCCTTGAAGCCGCCGGAGGTCAGGACGGTGTCCAGGCCGGGCATCTTGCGGATCGCGTCGTACACCGCGGCGCGGTCGGGGGCGGTGTCGATCGCCTTGTGGAAGGTCCACTTCGCGCCGCCGAGGGCGTCCAGAACCGCGCGGACCGCCTCGACGTCGACCGTGCCGTCCGGATCGAGCCAACCCAGCACGAACTCGTCGGCGCCGGCCCGCCGCAGCGCCTCCGCCGTGTGCACGAGCTCTGCCACACCCTGCACGCCGCCGGCTGAGAAGCCGTCGCGGCGGCGGACCATCACCCGCAGCGGAACGTCCACGGCCGCGCGGATCGCCTCGAAGGTCTCCAGCGACGGGTCGAAGCCCGAGTACTCCATCGACGAGACCAGTTCCAGGCGGTCGGCACCGCCGGCGACCGCGGCACGGGCGTCGTCGGCGTCGACGGCGATGACTTCCAGCAGGGGCGTCGGATCAGACATAGGTGGCAGCCTGCCATGGATCGGTGATCGAGACGAACACCTGGCGGGGTGGGTTGTGTCGCTAAGTCACCGCCGGTAACTCGTCCAACTCGGGATCAGGCTCCCGCCCGGGTGTCTTCAGGTCCAAGAACTTGATCGCGAACGTGAAAAGCACGTAGTACACCACGAAGTAGATCGGCCCGATGATCAGGATCAGCCACGGTTTCGTCGCCTTCCCCCAGTTCAGCGCGAAGTCGATGAGGCCGGCCGAGAAGTTGAACCCGTCCTTGCATCCCAGCCCCCACATCAGCGACATCGAAATGCCGGTGAGGATCGCATGGATCACGTACAGCACCGGCGCCACGAACATGAACGAGAACTCCAGCGGCTCGGTGACCCCCGTGACGAACGAGGTCAGCGCCGCCGAGATCAGGATCGAGCCGGCCACCTTGCGCTTGGTCGGCAGCGCCGAGCGCCACATCGCCAGGGCCGCGCCGGGCAAGCCGAACATCATGATCGGGAAGAAGCCGGTCATGAACAGGCCGGCGGTCGGGTCGCCGTTCAGGAAGCGCGCGATGTCGCCGTGGTAGGTGCCGGTGGCGTTGGTGTACGTGCCGAACTGGAACCACGGGAAGGCGTTCAGGATGTGGTGCAGGCCGAAGGGAATCAGGGACCTGTTCAACGCGCCGTAGATGAACAGCCCGATCGAGCTGTGCCGGGTGATCCACGTCGACAGGTCGTTGATGCCCTGGCCGATCGGGGACCAGATCCAGCCCATCAGCACGCCCAGGAACAGGCAGGCCACGGCCGTGGCGATGGGCACGAAGCGCCGGCCCCCGAAGAACGCCAGCCAGGTGGGCAGCTTGATCCGGTAGTACCGCTGCCACAGCAGCGCGGCCATGATGCCGACCAGGATCCCGCCGAGCACGCCGGTGGGGTTCGGCAGGTTCATGTCCAGGCCGAACTTCAGGCCGCCGGCCGGGACCGGGTCGTTCACGCCCTGGTCCGGATTCTTGATCACCAGACCGAGGACCTGGGACTTGAGTTTGGAGCCGGAGAACATCTGCATCGAGACGGCGTTGTAGACCAGGTAGCCGACGATGGCGGCGACCGCGGTGGTGCCGTCGGACTTCTTGGCGAAGCCGATGGCCACGCCGATGGCGAAGATCACCGGGAGGTTGTTCAGCAACGAGTTGCCGCCGGTGGACATCACGGCCGCGACGTTCTTCAGGAACGTGTTGTGGAAGCGCCCGAGCATGTCGTCCTGCCCGAAGCGGACCAGAAGACCGGCGGCGGGAAGCGTGGCGATCGGCAGCATCAGGGACTTGCCGATGCGTTGCAGCACGGCGAAGGCCTTGCTCCCCCACCCCGGCTCCTTCGGGGCCGCCGCTGCGACTTCTGCGCTCATCAGGTGGTCCTCTCGGTGTGCCACGTAATGCCAAGCCCCGCTGTCGCGGGATGCGTGGTGAGCGCGCCCCGCCCGGTTACGGGTTGCGGACTA is part of the Catenulispora sp. EB89 genome and encodes:
- a CDS encoding beta-N-acetylhexosaminidase — translated: MDAPEISIIPKPLHIQAGSGRLMFDSAVVVNASVGHAELGPEGYQLTVDDNGITFLAGTKTGIFYAEKTLMQLLPPASLRTDAGDKAWPLPHVQITDVPRFRWRGAMLDVARHFLPKRDVLRFLDLMALHKLNVLHFHLTEDQGWRIEIKQYPKLTEVGGWRRETVGDGRPHGGFYTQDDIREIVAYATERHITVVPEIDLPGHSTAAIAAYPELGNQDVPSAQEPREVWTEFGIAKTVLNVEDATIEFYKTVLDEVCELFPGEFVCLGGDECPKDEWKASARAQARKAELGLATEEDLQAWFMNQLGAHVSAKGRKLLGWDEILEGELFPGTVVSAWRSTEYAVEAARRGHDTLTSPTRWVYFDYRQSDADGEPGAPWAAPTSLEQAYSFEPVPEDLPEELAGHVIGSEATLWSEYIPDARIHDYQSWPRLAAFCETVWSAPGRDYAEFLPRLTKHLERLDALGVEYRPLDGPHPWQKQPAPRWREDPHEAGE
- a CDS encoding DNA repair helicase XPB, whose protein sequence is MTCLIVQSDKTLLLEIDHPQAEECRRDIAPFAELERSPEHIHTYRITPLALWNARAAGHDAEQVIDALLRHTRYPVPHSLLVDIADTMDRYGRLRLLQHPTHGLVLETTDVPVLEEVVRHKKVQPLIGERLDEHTIKVHPSERGTLKQVLLKVGWPAEDLAGYVDGEHHDIALREDGWTLRPYQKEAAEGFRHGGSGVIVLPCGAGKTIVGAAAMAGVEATTLILVTNTVSVHQWRKELLKRTTLTEDEIGEYSGARKEIRPVTIATYQVLTRKTKGVYANLELFDARDWGLIVYDEVHLLPAPVFRFTADIQSRRRLGLTATLVREDGLEGEVFSLIGPKRFDAPWKDIEAQGYIAPADCVEVRVTLTDHERLRYASSEQEEKYRIASTTATKSKLVEALVKKHAGEPTLVIGQYLEQLDDLGERLNAPVLKGTTPVKERERLYEGFRTGEIPTLVVSKVANFSVDLPEASVAIQVSGTFGSRQEEAQRLGRVLRPKADGRGARFYAVVSRDTVDQEYAAHRQRFLAEQGYAYRIADADDVFAGKEI
- a CDS encoding AAA family ATPase, whose protein sequence is MPESSDAADPIVVGEQSHLEASRAALKAMREDALTLKAQGGNAVSTENLLAALRARAKALMDDPNVPLFFGRLDYGDSADAGEFRTERYYIGRRHVHDATGEPMVIDWRAPVSTAFYRATPKVPMGLDRRRRFGFAYGAITGYEDEPLSDAAGAAGGAASGAVAPAGQPGASRILTDEIERPRSGPMRDIVSTIQPEQDEIVRADVNVSVCVQGAPGTGKTAVGLHRVAFLLYAHRDRLRRGGSLVVGPNKEFLKYIEQVLPALGEIEVGQTTVDDLVARVKITAQDPAEAGVVKGDARMAQVLHNVIWSRLRTAQEALPDGIMIVRGSRRWRVPASEIDELIEATKERDVRYGAGRAMLAPRIAHAVLYRMEVAGETTDDRTQNAVARTSEVRKAVDLLWPAIDPLKVVFELYADAEVLAAAAEGILTAEEQAAILWTATRPKAPRSAGTAKWSSADAVLIDEAHDQLDRLPSLAHVVLDEAQDLSAMQYRAVGRRCSTGSVTVLGDIAQGTTPWATPSWAETLKHLGKPEAVIEELTLGFRVPRQIIDFAAKLLPDAAPGLLPPTSVRQQGGALEIDAVPSEADLVGTMVTAAQLALTLQEGSIGLIAADARVAEVAAALSAEGVEHTVLGSEPAAPAIEGATETEAELVESLLAETVGPRLIVVPATLAKGLEYDQVLVLEPAEIVAAEPRGLRRLYVVLTRAVSRLHVVHSAALPVQLTGTDF
- a CDS encoding antibiotic biosynthesis monooxygenase; this encodes MSTRPAETPEPPYYMVVFASQRLEGDDGYAEAAERMAELVTRQPGFLGADSTRDANGFGITVAYFSDEESIRQWYRHPEHAETRDNGRAKWYQHYAVHVAKVERAYRWDK
- a CDS encoding copper homeostasis protein CutC codes for the protein MSDPTPLLEVIAVDADDARAAVAGGADRLELVSSMEYSGFDPSLETFEAIRAAVDVPLRVMVRRRDGFSAGGVQGVAELVHTAEALRRAGADEFVLGWLDPDGTVDVEAVRAVLDALGGAKWTFHKAIDTAPDRAAVYDAIRKMPGLDTVLTSGGFKASGDGTEVLRAEAERERELGGPRVLVGGGLTREALPGLRAAGLNAFHVGTAVRVSGTWDSPVDAEKVAVWRQQLG
- a CDS encoding PTS transporter subunit EIIC, which codes for MMSAEVAAAAPKEPGWGSKAFAVLQRIGKSLMLPIATLPAAGLLVRFGQDDMLGRFHNTFLKNVAAVMSTGGNSLLNNLPVIFAIGVAIGFAKKSDGTTAVAAIVGYLVYNAVSMQMFSGSKLKSQVLGLVIKNPDQGVNDPVPAGGLKFGLDMNLPNPTGVLGGILVGIMAALLWQRYYRIKLPTWLAFFGGRRFVPIATAVACLFLGVLMGWIWSPIGQGINDLSTWITRHSSIGLFIYGALNRSLIPFGLHHILNAFPWFQFGTYTNATGTYHGDIARFLNGDPTAGLFMTGFFPIMMFGLPGAALAMWRSALPTKRKVAGSILISAALTSFVTGVTEPLEFSFMFVAPVLYVIHAILTGISMSLMWGLGCKDGFNFSAGLIDFALNWGKATKPWLILIIGPIYFVVYYVLFTFAIKFLDLKTPGREPDPELDELPAVT